One Stigmatopora argus isolate UIUO_Sarg chromosome 20, RoL_Sarg_1.0, whole genome shotgun sequence genomic region harbors:
- the LOC144065515 gene encoding uncharacterized protein LOC144065515 isoform X1, which produces MSARTQRPKLQEELFEVKQEHSTHEQSTVCNITHEKVVLHRLEGFRNDLGADGQESVDLEGEVELPQIKEEELEFPQQQMGDKEHPIKREEDHFTWSPGQSVKRDDLGVASERAESANASGWPQIKEEEPEYPQQQHKREEQTRIKNEEQNVTGSTGEPFRREDNMGGANREAQTVNCSSAEEMQADNVMAPPPDGDNLLHDDEGLKKNHSGCKCSQCGKTFGKKSSLKTHMRSHTCGKPFSCSVCGKKFTERGTLKTHIRIHTGEKLFSCSVCGQTFTRKGQLNLHTRTHTGEKPFSCSVCGQTFTQKGHLNRHERIHTGEKPFSCSVCGRRFTQKGSLINHARTHTGEKPFSCSVCGQTFTQKGHLNLHTRTHTGEKPFSCSVCSKAFSISEYLKTHIRTHIGEKPLSCSVCGQAFTHKGSLIMHERIHTGVKPFSCSVCGQAFTGKGNLISHARTHTGEKPFSCSVCGKAFSQKHHLKRHTRTHTGEKPLSCSVCGQAFTHKGSLIMHERIHTGVKPFSCSVCGQAFTGKGNLISHARTHTGEKPFSCSVCGKAFSQKHHLKRHTRTHTGEKPFSCSVCGKAFSQKQDLQIHTRTHTGEKPFSCSVCGKAFSQKQDLQKHTRTHTGEKPFSCSVCGQTFTRKGHLISHARTHTGEKPFSCSVCGKAFSQKQDLQKHTRTHTGEKPFSCSVCGQTFTRKGHLISHARTHTGEKPFSCSVCGKAFSQKQDLRKHTRIHTGEKPFSCSVCGKTLTKKEHLKRHTRTHTGEQCFPAHSVAKDSIQQPN; this is translated from the exons atgtcggccagaacacaacggccaaagctccaggaggaactttttgaggtcaaacaggagcattcaactcacgagcaatcgacagtttgcaacataacgcacgagaaagttgttcttcatagactagaag gtttcagaaatgatcttggtgctgatgggcaggagtctgttgaccttgaaggggaagttgagctcccccaaatcaaagaggaggagctagagttccctcaacaacaaatgggagacaaggaacatccaatcaaaagggaggaagatcatttcacctggtcaccaggtCAGTCCGTGAAAagggatgatctgggcgtggccagcgaacGGGCGGAGTCTGCAAATGCCTCAggatggccccaaattaaagaggaggagccagagtacCCGCAACAACAGcacaagagagaagagcaaaCTCGAATCAAAAATGAGGAGCAAAATGTCAccgggtcaactggtgagcctttcaggAGGGAAGATAATATGGGCGGGGCCAACAGAGAGGCACAGACTGTGAACTGCAGTTCAGCAGAAGAAATGCAAGCAGACAATGTTATGGCTCCTCCACCAGATGGCGACAACCTGCTTCATgacgatgaaggtcttaagaaaaatcacagtGGCtgcaaatgctctcagtgtgggaaaacttttgggaaaaagtcgtctttgaaaacacacatgaggagccacacttgtgggaaaccattttcgtgctcagtttgtggtaaaaaatTTACAGAAAGGGGAACATTAAAAACGCACataagaatccacactggtgaaaaacttttttcgtgttcagtttgtggtcagacatttacacggaagggacagttaaatcttcacacaagaacccacactggtgaaaaaccattttcgtgttcagtttgtggtcagacatttacacagaagggacacttaaataggcacgaaagaatccacacaggtgaaaaaccattttcatgctcagtttgtggtcggagattcacacagaagggaagcttaattaatcatgcaagaacccacactggtgaaaaaccattttcgtgttcagtatgtggtcagacatttacacagaagggacacttaaatcttcacacaagaacccacactggtgaaaaaccattttcgtgctcagtttgtagtaaagccttttctatAAGTGAAtacttaaaaacccacataagaacccacattggtgaaaaaccattgtcatgctcagtttgtggtcaagcattcacacacaagggaagcttaattatgCACGAAagaatccacacaggtgtaaaaccattttcgtgttcagtttgtggtcaagcattcacagggaagggaaacttaattagtcatgcaagaacacacacaggtgaaaagccattttcgtgttcagtttgcggtaaagccttttctcaaaagcatcacttaaaaagacacacaagaacccacactggtgaaaaaccattgtcatgctcagtttgtggtcaagcattcacacacaagggaagcttaattatgCACGAAagaatccacacaggtgtaaaaccattttcgtgttcagtttgtggtcaagcattcacagggaagggaaacttaattagtcatgcaagaacacacacaggtgaaaagccattttcgtgttcagtttgcggtaaagccttttctcaaaagcatcacttaaaaagacacacaagaacccacactggtgaaaaaccattttcgtgttcagtttgcggtaaagctttttctcaaaagcaagatttacaaatacacacaagaacccacactggtgaaaaaccattttcgtgttcagtttgcggtaaagccttttctcaaaagcaagatttacaaaaacacacaagaacccacactggtgaaaaaccgttttcgtgttcagtttgtggtcagacatttacacggaagggacacttaattagtcatgcaagaacacacactggtgaaaaaccattttcgtgttcagtttgcggtaaagccttttctcaaaagcaagatttacaaaaacacacaagaacccacactggtgaaaaaccgttttcgtgttcagtttgtggtcagacatttacacggaagggacacttaattagtcatgcaagaacacacacaggtgaaaagccattctcgtgttcagtttgtggtaaagccttttctcaaaagcaagatttaagaaaacacacaagaatccacacaggtgaaaaaccattttcgtgctcagtttgtggtaaaacattgacaaaaaaggaacatttaaaaagacacacaagaacccacactggagaacaatgttttcctgctcattcTGTGGCCAAAGATTCgatacaacagcccaattaa
- the LOC144065582 gene encoding uncharacterized protein LOC144065582 isoform X3 has translation MSARTKRPKFQKELFDLKGYRLEGFPPQKMRDEQIPIKKEEDHFTWSPGETVKGDVLGLASGGVEPANASAWPQIKEEEPEFSQQCKREEQPPIKNEECIKWSSGEPFKSEDDLGVASVGVELLSGSSTEGWQAESSISPLSDGDDLLNDDDVKKNPSGDKLCKCFQCWKFFGKKSSLKTHMRSHTGEKPLSCTVCGKTFTHKGKFKIHTRTHMGDKPFSCSVCGQTFTRKGHLISHARTHTCEKPFSCSVCGQTFTRKESLKTHTRNHTGEKPFSCSVCGKTFTRKEILKTHTRTHTGEKPFLCSVCGKAFSQKQDLQKHTRTHTGEKPFSCSVCGKAFTEKGTLKTHIRIHTAEKPFSCSVCGRRFTHKESLKPHIRIHTGEKPFSCSVCGQRFTRKENLKTHTRTHTGEKTFSCSVCGTAFSQKQDLLIHTRTNTGKKHFPAQFVVEHFPKGEA, from the exons ATGTCCGCAAGAACGAAACGGCCAAAGTTCCAGAAGGAACTTTTTGACCTCAAAGGatatagactagaag ggttCCCTCCacaaaaaatgagagatgagcaaattccaataaaaaaggaggaagatcatttcacctggtcaccaggtGAGACAGTGAAAGGGGATGTTCTGGGCTTGGCCAGTGGAGGGGTGGAGcctgcaaacgcctcagcatggccccaaattaaagaggaggagccagagttctctcaacagtgcaaaagagaagagcaacctccaatcaaaaatgaggaatGTATCAAATGGTCAagtggtgagcctttcaagagtgaagatgatctgggcgtggccagcgtagGGGTGGAGCTTCTGagtggcagctcaacagaaggatggcaagcAGAAAGTTCAATttctcctttatcagatggcgaCGACCTGcttaatgatgatgatgttaagaaaaatcccagcggcgacaaactctgcaaatgctttcagtgttggaaattttttgggaaaaagtcttctttgaaaacacatatgaggagccacactggggagaaacccttatcatgtacagtttgtggtaaaacatttacacacaagggaaaatttaaaatacacacaagaacccacatgggtgacaaaccattttcatgctcagtttgtggtcaaacattcacacggaagggacacttaattagtcatgcaagaacacacacttgtgaaaaaccattttcttgttcagtttgcggtcaaacattcacacgcaaggaaagcttaaaaacgcacacaagaaaccacactggtgaaaaaccattttcgtgttcagtttgtggtaaaactttCACACGCAAGGAAatcttaaaaacgcacacaagaacccacactggtgaaaaaccatttttatgttcagtttgtggtaaagccttttctcaaaagcaagatttacaaaaacacacaagaacccacactggtgaaaaaccattttcgtgctcagtttgtggtaaagcattTACAGAAAAAGGAAcgttaaaaacccacataagaattCACACtgctgaaaaaccattttcgtgttcagtttgtggtcgaagattcacacacaaggaaagcttaaaacCCCACataagaatccacactggtgaaaaaccattttcgtgttcagtttgtggtcaaagattcacacggaaggaaaacttaaaaacccacacaagaacccacactggtgaaaaaacattttcgtgttcagtttgtggtacagccttttctcaaaagcaagatttactaatacacacaagaaccaacactggcaaaaaacattttcctgctcagtttgtggtcgaacattttcccaaaggagaagcttaa
- the LOC144065548 gene encoding uncharacterized protein LOC144065548, with protein MAAIKTTTTTTKFQEELFDVKVDLKRHHHPVECKLMQAKVILHRLEGFRNNLGTDGQESVDLTGEVELPQIKEEEPEFPQQQMGDEQLPIKREEDHFTWSLGEFVKREDVLGVASGGAEPANTTTWPLIKEEEPEFSQQCKREEQPSIKNEECVKWSTGEHFNSEDVLGVASGGAEPANASAWPQIKEEEPEFSQLCKREEEPPIKNEECVKWSTGEPFKSEDGLGVANRWADLLSGSSTEGWRAENLIAPLSDGNDLLFDDDDVEDVKKNPSGDKLCKCFQCGKTFVKNSSLKTHMRSHTGEKPLSCTVCGKTFTHKGRFKMHTRTHTGEKPFACSVCGKRFTEKGSLKIHTRTHTGEKPFSCSVCSKAFSRKQELQIHTRFHTGEKPFSCSVCSKAYSTNENLKIHIRTHTGEKPFSCSVCGKTFTHKGTFKMHTRTHTGEKPFACTVCGKAFSRKQKLQIHTRIHTGEKPFSCSVCGKTFPHKGTFKMHTRTHTGEKPFACSVCGKAFSRKQKLQIHTRVHTGEKPFSCSVCSKAYSTNENLKIHIRTHTGEKPFSCSVCGKRFTENGGLKIHTRTHTGEKPFACLVCGKIFTEKGSLKIHTRTHTGENPFSCSVCGQRFTRKGILNSHARTHR; from the exons ATGGCcgccataaaaacaacaacaacaacaacaaagttccaggaggaactttttgacgtaaaagTGGACCTTAAACGTCACCACCATCCCGTTGAATGCAAATTAATGCAAGCAAAAGTtattcttcacagactagaag gtttcagaaataatcttggtactgatgggcaggagtctgttgaccttacaggggaagttgagctcccccaaatcaaagaggaggagccagagttccctcaacaacaaatgggagacgagcaacttccaatcaaaagggaggaagatcatttcacctggtcacttggtgagttcgtgaagagggaagatgttctgggcgtggccagtggaggggcggagcctgcaaacaccacaacatggcccctaattaaagaggaggagccagagttctctcaacagtgcaaaagagaagagcaaccttcaataaaaaacgaggaatgtgtcaaatggtcaactggtgagcatTTCAATagtgaagatgttctgggcgtggccagcggaggggcggagcctgcaaacgcctcagcatggccccaaattaaagaggaggagccagagttctctcaactgtgcaaaagagaagaggaacctccaatcaaaaacgaggaatgtgtcaaatggtcaactggtgagcctttcaagagtgaagatggtctgggcgtggccaacagatgGGCGGaccttctgagcggcagctcaacagaaggatggcgagcagaaaatttaattgctcctttatcagatggcaacgacttgctttttgacgatgatgatgttgaagatgttaagaaaaatcccagtggcgacaaactctgcaaatgctttcagtgtggcaAAACTTTTGTGAAAaattcttctttgaaaacacatatgaggagccacactggggagaaacccttatcatgtacagtttgtggtaaaacatttacacacaagggaagatttaaaatgcacacaagaacccacacaggtgaaaaaccatttgcgtgctcagtttgtggtaaaagatttacagagaagggaagcttaaaaatacacacaagaacccacactggtgaaaaaccattttcgtgttccgtttgtagtaaagccttttctcgaaagcaagaattacaaatacacacaagattccacactggtgaaaaaccattttcgtgttcagtttgcagtAAAGCCTATTCTACAAATGaaaacttaaaaatccacataagaacccacactggtgaaaaaccattttcgtgttcagtttgtggtaaaacatttacacacaagggaacatttaaaatgcacacaagaacccacacaggtgaaaaaccatttgcgtgcacagtttgtggtaaagccttttctcgaaagcaaaaattacaaatacacacaagaatccacactggtgaaaaaccattttcgtgttcagtttgtggtaaaacatttccACACAAGGGAACGTTTAagatgcacacaagaacccacacaggtgaaaaaccatttgcgtgctcagtttgtggtaaagccttttctcgaaagcaaaaattacaaatacacacaagagtccacactggtgaaaaaccattttcgtgttcagtttgcagtAAAGCCTATTCTACAAATGaaaacttaaaaatccacataagaacccacactggtgaaaaaccattttcgtgctcagtttgtggtaaaaggtTTACAGAGAATGGaggcttaaaaatacacacaagaacccacactggtgaaaaaccatttgcatgcttagtttgtggtaaaatatttacagagaagggaagtttaaaaatacacacaagaacccacaccggtgaaaacccattttcgtgttcagtttgtggtcaaagattcacacggaagggaatcttaaatagtcatgcaagaacacacaggtaa
- the LOC144065515 gene encoding uncharacterized protein LOC144065515 isoform X2 produces the protein MGDKEHPIKREEDHFTWSPGQSVKRDDLGVASERAESANASGWPQIKEEEPEYPQQQHKREEQTRIKNEEQNVTGSTGEPFRREDNMGGANREAQTVNCSSAEEMQADNVMAPPPDGDNLLHDDEGLKKNHSGCKCSQCGKTFGKKSSLKTHMRSHTCGKPFSCSVCGKKFTERGTLKTHIRIHTGEKLFSCSVCGQTFTRKGQLNLHTRTHTGEKPFSCSVCGQTFTQKGHLNRHERIHTGEKPFSCSVCGRRFTQKGSLINHARTHTGEKPFSCSVCGQTFTQKGHLNLHTRTHTGEKPFSCSVCSKAFSISEYLKTHIRTHIGEKPLSCSVCGQAFTHKGSLIMHERIHTGVKPFSCSVCGQAFTGKGNLISHARTHTGEKPFSCSVCGKAFSQKHHLKRHTRTHTGEKPLSCSVCGQAFTHKGSLIMHERIHTGVKPFSCSVCGQAFTGKGNLISHARTHTGEKPFSCSVCGKAFSQKHHLKRHTRTHTGEKPFSCSVCGKAFSQKQDLQIHTRTHTGEKPFSCSVCGKAFSQKQDLQKHTRTHTGEKPFSCSVCGQTFTRKGHLISHARTHTGEKPFSCSVCGKAFSQKQDLQKHTRTHTGEKPFSCSVCGQTFTRKGHLISHARTHTGEKPFSCSVCGKAFSQKQDLRKHTRIHTGEKPFSCSVCGKTLTKKEHLKRHTRTHTGEQCFPAHSVAKDSIQQPN, from the coding sequence atgggagacaaggaacatccaatcaaaagggaggaagatcatttcacctggtcaccaggtCAGTCCGTGAAAagggatgatctgggcgtggccagcgaacGGGCGGAGTCTGCAAATGCCTCAggatggccccaaattaaagaggaggagccagagtacCCGCAACAACAGcacaagagagaagagcaaaCTCGAATCAAAAATGAGGAGCAAAATGTCAccgggtcaactggtgagcctttcaggAGGGAAGATAATATGGGCGGGGCCAACAGAGAGGCACAGACTGTGAACTGCAGTTCAGCAGAAGAAATGCAAGCAGACAATGTTATGGCTCCTCCACCAGATGGCGACAACCTGCTTCATgacgatgaaggtcttaagaaaaatcacagtGGCtgcaaatgctctcagtgtgggaaaacttttgggaaaaagtcgtctttgaaaacacacatgaggagccacacttgtgggaaaccattttcgtgctcagtttgtggtaaaaaatTTACAGAAAGGGGAACATTAAAAACGCACataagaatccacactggtgaaaaacttttttcgtgttcagtttgtggtcagacatttacacggaagggacagttaaatcttcacacaagaacccacactggtgaaaaaccattttcgtgttcagtttgtggtcagacatttacacagaagggacacttaaataggcacgaaagaatccacacaggtgaaaaaccattttcatgctcagtttgtggtcggagattcacacagaagggaagcttaattaatcatgcaagaacccacactggtgaaaaaccattttcgtgttcagtatgtggtcagacatttacacagaagggacacttaaatcttcacacaagaacccacactggtgaaaaaccattttcgtgctcagtttgtagtaaagccttttctatAAGTGAAtacttaaaaacccacataagaacccacattggtgaaaaaccattgtcatgctcagtttgtggtcaagcattcacacacaagggaagcttaattatgCACGAAagaatccacacaggtgtaaaaccattttcgtgttcagtttgtggtcaagcattcacagggaagggaaacttaattagtcatgcaagaacacacacaggtgaaaagccattttcgtgttcagtttgcggtaaagccttttctcaaaagcatcacttaaaaagacacacaagaacccacactggtgaaaaaccattgtcatgctcagtttgtggtcaagcattcacacacaagggaagcttaattatgCACGAAagaatccacacaggtgtaaaaccattttcgtgttcagtttgtggtcaagcattcacagggaagggaaacttaattagtcatgcaagaacacacacaggtgaaaagccattttcgtgttcagtttgcggtaaagccttttctcaaaagcatcacttaaaaagacacacaagaacccacactggtgaaaaaccattttcgtgttcagtttgcggtaaagctttttctcaaaagcaagatttacaaatacacacaagaacccacactggtgaaaaaccattttcgtgttcagtttgcggtaaagccttttctcaaaagcaagatttacaaaaacacacaagaacccacactggtgaaaaaccgttttcgtgttcagtttgtggtcagacatttacacggaagggacacttaattagtcatgcaagaacacacactggtgaaaaaccattttcgtgttcagtttgcggtaaagccttttctcaaaagcaagatttacaaaaacacacaagaacccacactggtgaaaaaccgttttcgtgttcagtttgtggtcagacatttacacggaagggacacttaattagtcatgcaagaacacacacaggtgaaaagccattctcgtgttcagtttgtggtaaagccttttctcaaaagcaagatttaagaaaacacacaagaatccacacaggtgaaaaaccattttcgtgctcagtttgtggtaaaacattgacaaaaaaggaacatttaaaaagacacacaagaacccacactggagaacaatgttttcctgctcattcTGTGGCCAAAGATTCgatacaacagcccaattaa